The sequence below is a genomic window from Spiroplasma gladiatoris.
ACAAAAAAACAATAAAAAATATTAACCAAGAAAAGCAATTAAACAAAACTAATGTTGATAAAGAAAAAAAATTCAATCATGATGATGATTGAAAAGCAAATGAAGATTACAAAAATAAATCAGAATAATCTGATTTATTTTTGTATTAAATTTAATTTCTTTTTTAACAAGTTATATTTAATGTTTAACCCTGTAACAACTACAATAAGAACTAGTGTTAAGCTATAAAAAAAGAATCATAAGAATATATTTAAAAAATTATTATAGTCAAAATCATAACCAATTTTATTACCTTCATAATAATAATCGTATTTTTTATTAATAGCATCATTCATTTCTCTAAATTCATTAATTCTTCCTCCAAAACCATCAAGTGCATGTCCATATTCATGAATTAAAACACTGTATCAACTTGGAGATGAAAATCATTGAGTTTGATAATTGTTGGATTCTTTAATTTCTATAAAACTATTTAATTTTAAAACTATATAAGAAGACTTTATCGAAAACTTTTGATCGTCAATATATAATTCTGTTCCTGTATATCCCAAAACTGATTTAGAAGAATTTTTTAATTTAGAATCACTAGAAATTATAAAACTACTTAAAATGTTTTCAACTCATTTAGAATTATAAATAAGAGAAAATAAATAATTGTATATCATTAAAACAGCTTGTTTTAGTTCTAATGTATATTGTTTTTTTCAATTATACGCATTAAAAACATTAGTATAATTTTTATCAATTAAATCAAAGATATTTTCAAAATTAACTTGACTGAAGTTATTCTTATTTTTAGAAGCTGTTATTAAATTTTGATTTAATTCAAAAAAATTTTGATAATGATTAGTGCTAAATTCATAGAAACTTTTAATACTAATTTCGCTTGCTTTTGTATAAGTGTCATTCATTCAATTACTCAAATTATTTTTATAAAACTCGAAAATATTTATTTTATTATTATCAAAAACTAACATACTTGATTGTTCTAAAAAATTACTTATACATCCTTCAGTATAACTATTGTTATTAATTTTTGAAAGTCAACCAATATTTTCATCTTGATAATTTAAATTTAACTTATTTTGATTATTAATTTTTGCATTTAAATTATACTTTGGTATACTTTGGTTTTTTAAAAATAAATTGTCTAATTTAATATTTAAATTATTTAAGTTTGTTTGTCCAGAATTTATAAGATTAGGTAAAAAATTTATAAAAAAATAATTAGTTAATTCTCAGCTTTTATTTTTATATTCATCTGGTGTGAGTAATCATTTAGCAAAAGCTTCAGCAAAAAATTCTCTATCATTTTTAGATCCATACTCACTTAAATTGATAGTTGAACCTATTAAGTTTTGTAAAAATAATGCTTTATAAAAACTCAATTCTGCTTTTTTATCTATAAAATTATTATTTTGATTATAAACAATACTTTGGTTATATGTTAAGTGCTTTGTCAAGTTTGTATAAATATTTTCATTAATCCCAACAACATTTTTAGTATAAAAATATTTGAGTACCCTACCATAAAACATTAATTTAGATGTTATTTGAGTATTACTATCATTTTTTGAAATAATTTTATCATTAGTTAAAAATTCATTAAATTTATAATTATCGTTAGTATTAACATTATTTATTTCATAAATATTTTTATTAGATAAACTTAAAGAATTAGATAAAAAAAATCCAAAAGTTATAAATAATTTTATCAAAAAACTCATTTCGATTAACCCCTTCTAACTTTTGGATTGATATATATTAAATTTTTTTAGGTTTTTTTCTAACTGATAGCACAGTAATAACTGAAACAAAAATTATTACTATTGCCATTACACCAAATACAATCCCAATAATTTTTAAAAAATTATTTGTACTTTCTTCGTTTGCTTTTTTAGGGTTTTTACCACCCAAATAAGTTCCTTTATATAAGCTAGAATAAGTTCTAGTTTTGCTAATTTCTGAACTAGCTCTAAAGTTTTCGTCTTTTCCTCCATATGCTTCTAAAGCATGTCCCATTTCATGAACAATAACATTAAATTTTTCAGGAGTACTGAATCAACCTTTTTTATATTGACTATGATATTCTTTTAACAATAAAGAATCTGATCTAATAACAATATATGAATCACCAGTTGTTGCTGTATTATTTGCTTTTCCATATCCTGATGTTGCAGTATAGCCCAATGTTCCAGAATCCCCATCTACTAGAGTTTCATCTGGAGAAATAACCAAACCTGTCATAACATTTAAAACTTTTTCTTCGTTTTTGTTAGAACTAATCCCATCGTTAATTATTGAGTATAAATAATTATACAAGTTTAAAAACACTTGTCTTATTTCAATAGAATTTTGCTCTGTTCACTCGCTTAAATTATCTTCTCCTTGTGGAGTATCGTTTTTATAATAACTAGCTAATGAAGTGAATAAATATTCAGGAGATACTTGAGCGACACCGTTAATATCTAATGAAAAATCTTTTAATTTTTCATCTAATTCACTAAAACTACTAAAATGATTAGAGTTAAAATTATTAAATTTATTTATAGATTCTTCACCTGCTTTTGTCCATGAATCATTCATTCAACCAGATAAAACATTTATTAGACCATCTGTATTTGCATAATTAATTCCTGATCTATTTATTATTCCTTGAATTGCATTAACAGAATAAATCTTGTCAGATCAACCAATGCTTGTATTACTATTATAATTTAAATTAATGGGATTAGAATCTTTTTTACTTTTAGATAAATCATATTCATTTAATTTTGAGTATTTACTTACAGTATTTTTTGCAGCTTCTATTAATTTTTTAGACTCAGTTCCGGGTATTGAATCTATAGAATAAGAATTTCTAATAAGCTCTGGTAACACTGTAGTATAAAAATTATTTATAATTGCTCAACTACTATTTTTAATATCATCAGGAGTTAATAATCATTTTGCAAATGATTCTGCAAAAAATTCATTATCACTACTTGCTCCATAAGCACTAATGTTGATTGTTGAAGCTATTAAGTTTTGCATAAATAAAGCTTTTGAATAACTAGTAGTTCCATTAAAAGTATCAACTATTGATTCTACATCATTAATGGCTTTTTCACCAGTTACATTATTTGCAATGTAATATTTTAAAATTCTTCCGTAAAACATTTGTTTACTTAATATATTTTGACCAACATAGCTATTATAATCATCCAATATTAGATCTTTATAATTATAAGTAGTTGTGGCTTTATTTGTATTATTTAAATTATTTTGATTTGTATAAAAACCCTCATTATCAAAATTATTTTCTTTGTAAAGAATAGAAGTAATAAATAAACTTGAAAAAACTATTGATAGTGTTAATAATAAATTTTTAAATGATAATTTCATTTTAATTCCCCTTTAATTTTAAAAATTACTATTTTTTTACATTACTTTAATATTCTATAATAAAAAAAGAGTAAAAATTTTTCTTTTTTTTACTCTTTTTAAAATTTTTTTTTATTTTTCGAATTTATTTAAAACTAAGTCAGCATACTCTTTAATAGCGCTTAATAAATCGCTTGCTTTATAAGTACTTGCTTTACTAAAGAAATTAGTTGAAGCATCTTTTAAAATATCAACAGTAAATTTACTTTTAATTAAATCTGCTGATTCTTTAGATAAACTATTATTTCCACCAAAAGAAAGATCTCCTTCAGTTCATAGAGTTTTTCCAGATAAATCTTTTCCTAACGATTCTTTAATATCCATATCATCTTCATCAAAAGTCATATGTAAGTTTTTATCTTTATAATAATTAACTATATTTGCTTTAACAGTTTCATTATCGTGATAAGCTTTTGAACTTCCCAAAGCAATAACTGTACTATCTTTAATATTTTTTTCAGCTGATGTAATGAATGAATTTGAATAATCAGATGCGTATGCTTCTGCTTGGTTAGTATCAACTCCAACAACTTTAATACTATCTTGTTTATTTTTTGCTTTAATAACTCCTAGTAAATCAGCTGTTTGAGGTCCAGCAACTGCCATAACAACATTTGGTTCTTGATTAACTATTACTTCAGATATGTTTTTACCTTCTCCAGAATTGAATGATGTAGAATATCAATTTTTATCATTTCCATCAATTGGTGTTGTTTTTTGAGCATCAATTTTTGAAGCTTCTATGTTTTTATAATCTAAATCTTTAAAAACACTTGCTAATTCATCAGTTGTTTTAAGCTCATTAAATACTTGAATTGCAGATAAAAATCCAACCATAAATAATTCAACTGCGAAGTAATTTGATTGTCCACCAAATGTTGCTAATTTAACCTTATTATCTTTATAGTTTTTATCTTTAATTGATTGATAAATTGAAGAAATTCCAGCATAAAATCCTGACATATCTGCTTTATACATTAAACCGATTGCTGTTGGTATTTTTTGTGTATTTTTAACATCTATTACAATTTCAGTAGCATCATTCCCTAAAATCTCTGATGCTTTTTTAATATTATCTCCATCATGATGAAATCCTGGTAATATTGCAACTTTTGCACCTGCTGCTTTAGCAGTTTCATAACCATCAATTATTTTTGAAATATCCTCTGGTTCGTTGAATCCGATTCCTGAATATTCATCATTAGCATTTACCTTTAATATATCTTTGATAAAAATATCTCCAGCAGTTTTCCCACTTTCATTAAATGACTTATCGTTTATTCTTCCTGCATCTGTTACTAAATAAACATCATTAAATTGTTTTTTACCACCACAAGCTACAGCACTTGTTGCGCTACTAACTCCAATAGAAATACTCATTAGTCCAGTTAAAAGTTTTTTCATAAATTTTTTCTCCTATTATTTTTTTTGTAAAATAACATAAAAAGAAATCAACTAATTAATTAATTAAATTGATTCCTCCTTTTTTTATATCTTACATTATTATTTAAACACAAAAATAAGAAAAAAAAAGATAAATATATTTTATCTTTTTGCTTGATCATAAACTTCTCCGATACTTTTTGGAGGTTTTGAAAATTTCGATATAGACATCATAGTAATTAATGATAAAAAGAAAGGTAATATATTAAATAAACTACTATTATTTTTTATTCATTGGTTGTTTGAAATATAAAAGATTCTTTCACCAATTGTAAAGAATAATGCAAATATAAATGATGCAGTAACCGTAAATCTAATTTTTCATTGTCCAACTATCATAATAGCTAACGCAATAAAACCAAAACCATTTACTGTCCCAAAGAAATTCCCATTATTTTTTATAATTACAAAACAAGCTCCTGCTAATCCAGCTACCATACCACTTACTAATACAGCTACACAGCGATATTTAATAACATTAATTCCAGCAGCACTAACTGCATTAGGGTTTTCTCCTGATGCGATATGTCTTGATCCAGTTCTTGTAAAAGAAAAATAAAGTCCTGAAATTAAGGTGATTAATATTGTTATTAATAAATAAAAAGTAAAAATGTTTTGCGAATTAAAAAATGATATTATTGAATAATTTGATGTTATTAGTGTTCCATTAGATTCTGTTCAACCTCTAGTTGTTGTTAAAAACAAAGCAATACCTTGTGCAAATAAATTTATAGCTGTTCCAGAAACAATTTGGTCTGCTTTTAATTTTATTGATGCAAAAGCATGAAATAATGCAAATATACTTGCAACAATCATTGCAAAAATTATAGGAATAATTTGTAAAGCTGTTGTGCTATTGATTTTATATAACTTACTTCCAACAATAGCATAAGATAATGCTCCAATCACCATCATTCCATCAATACCAACATTAATAATTCCAGAGCGTTCTGAAATTAATCCTGCTAAAGATGCCAATGAGAAAATGACAAAATAAATTGATATAGTTTCTAATATTAAATTAGTTGACATATTTTTTTGCCACCTCTTTTCTTTTGTTAAAAAACTCCACCCTGTATTCTACTTTATCTTTTTTATCACTTGTATTTTTTTTCAAATTTTTAAATTCTTTTTTTAATATATTTATTTCTTGTTTTAAGTTTGTTAAATTATTTTTGTAGTTAATTTTGAAAATAATTTTTTCTTCTAAATATTTTTTGTACAATTCAAAATTATTTTTTTCAAAATCTACTTTTAAATTTTTTATTTCTTTTTTTCAATTATCTAATTCAGAATATTTTTTAATATCATTAACTTTAATATTAAGTTTATTAATTGAAGAAACATAATTATTAAATAATTCTAATCTCTTATTATTCAAAACTTTTTTATTTTTATTTTTAAATCCTTGAATTGAATATTTTTTAAAATTATTTATTTCATCATCAAAAATAATTTTAAAATTATTTTTTTCTTCTCTAATATGATATGATAAATTATTTTTTATTTCTTGTTTTGTTAAATGATAATCTTTTTTTATATCCTTTTGATTCTTTAAATTTTTAATTTTATTTTTTATTTCTAGTAACGCTTTATTTTTTTTAATATTTATTTTTTCTTTTCTTAAAGACCATATTTTTGAAATACAATTTGATCATTTTTGTTTCAAATTATAATTATAAAAAATAAAATAGTTTCTATAAATATATTCATAGATTTTGAGTTTGAAAAATAAGGCAGATACTCCAGCTCCATAAGTTATCGCACCAAACACAAGCATTGAAACATCTTTTGATAATAATGAGAATTCTATTGATTTTGCAATTCCCGAACCATTTTTAAGCATCGCTCATAAAAATGCCACTGGCAAGATTCCAAAAACATTACTAAAAGCTACAAGGGCAATTGGTATTGCGTCAAACCCGATTGTTGGAAGTTCTGAAATTTTTCCTGTTGTGATACTCAATTGGATAGTCATATAGTATATAAAACCACCCATACTTATAAATAAGCCTTGAAGTGCAGTTGTTAAAATTATATAAAACTTAATGTTTATTCCAGCATATTTAGCAGCAGTTGGTTGAGAACCTGCGACTCTAAATTTATATCCATAAGTTGTCAAATTAATTAAAATATAAACTAGTGCCACTGAAACTAATGTTAGTATAAAACCTAGCAGTCAAGTGTTTCCACCAATCGAAACTCAATTAGTATTTAATTTTTCAGTAGAGTGATTTACACTTCATTGTCAATCAACTCTGTCAAATATTCAATTTGCAAAAATTCATACAATTCAATTTAACATAACTGTTGTTACAACTTCGTGAATATTAAAAGTAACTTTTAATATTCCAGAAATAAGTGATACAGCAATACCAGAGAAAATAAATATCAAAAATACATTTATTACAAAAATATTATCAACATCTTTAAACGATATTCCACTACTTGTTGCTTTATTTCCGATTGCAAGAACACTTAAAATCATTCCTATAACAGCTTGACCGGTTCCTCCCATATTGAACAAACCAATTTTAAATCCTAACGCCAATCCAATCCCCATTAAAGCATATGTAGAAAAATAATTTATTGTGGTTGGTAAAAAAGTTTGTGATGTATTTTTTAAAGAATAATTAATAGAAGAAAATATAAATGCAAAACCATTTGCTCCATTTGCAAAAATAATTATTATTCCAATAATAAGTCCAAACAAAATTGAGTAAATCGAAGCCTTAGCAACACTTAATTTATTTTTAGTTTTTTGCGAACTTAATGAGTTAATAATTTTTTGTTTTCCAACTCATAACTTAGTATTAAACTTTTTCATTTACTTCTCCCATCATCATTACACCAATTTTATCAATTGATATTTCTTCTCCAATTAATTGACCGATTGTATTTCCTGAATTTAAAACAACTACTCGATCAGCTAATGCTAAAATTTCTGATAATTCATACGATACTAATAAAATTGCTTTTTGTTTTTCTTTTGCTTTTAGGATTTCAGAATGGATAAATTCAATTGAACCAATATCTAATCCACGAGTTGGTTGAAAAATAATTATCAAATCACTTTCTCGTTCTAATTCTCTTCCAATAATTGCTTTTTGTTGATTACCTCCAGATAATTGCCTTGCAATCGCAAAACCAGATTGTGAATTTCTTACATCATATTTTTCCATAATACTTTGCCCATACTCTTGAACGGCATTAAAATTAATAAATCCATATTTACTAAACTTTTTTGTAGAAATATCTTGTAAAACCATATTATCAATTAAATTATTATTTAAAACTAATCCATATTTATGTCGATCTTCAGGAATATGACTTATTTTATGTTTATGATATCTTTTTGAAACAGAGCTTTTATTAATCAATTCTTGATTTACATAAATATTTCCTTTTTTTATTTTTGTAAGACCAGTTATTGAATTTACCAACTCAACTTGACCATTTCCTTCAATACCAGAAATAGCAACAATTTCACCTCTTGAAATTTCAAGAGAAAAATTTTTCAAAGCTTCAACTTTATGATTATTTTGATTCATAACTGTTAAGTTTTCAATTTTTAAAACTATGTCTTTACTTATCTTTTTATATTGGTTTTGTACATAATTAACTTCTCTTCCAACCATAGCTTTTGCGAATTGATCGATACTAGTTGATTTAACATCAAACTCACCAACAACTTCACCATTTCTTAAAACTGTTGCAGAATCTGCTACTTTTTTTATCTCTGCCATTTTATGAGTAATAAAAATGATTGTTTTTCCATTTTGTTTTAAGTTTTTTAAAACTTCTAAGAATCCATCAATTTCTTGTGGAGCTAATACAGCTGTTGGTTCATCAAATATTAAAATATCAGACTCACGATACAAAGCTTTTAAAATTTCAGATTTTTGTTGAGAGGCCACACTTGAGTTTGAAGGTTTTTTATTTAAATCAATAATTAAATTATATCTATTCATAATCTTAGTTATTTTTTTTATTGTTTTTTGTTTATTAATAAATAAATTAAAGTAAGTTTGTTCATTTCCTAATGAAATATTTTTTCAAAAAGGATAAATATCTATTAACTTAAAATGTTGATGTACCATTCCAATTCCTAAATTATTTGCTTTAACAGGATTTGTAATAATTTGTGTTTTACCATTAACAAATATTTCACCAGAAGTAGGTCTATATAATCCAAATAAAATCGACATTAATGTCGATTTACCTGCACCATTTTCACCAATTATTGCATGTATTTCACCTTTTTTAACTTTTAGATTGATATTGTTATTTGCAATAATTGTTTTATTAAAGATCATAGAAATGTTTTTCATTTCAATGGCTAAGTTTTTGTCCATAAATCCTCCAAGGCATTCTATTATTATTAAAACATAAACTATTTATTTTCTTTTATTAAATAAAAAAAAATTACTATTAATAGTAATTTAATCTAATACAGTATTTGTTAATTCTTCTAAAGCATCTTTCTTAGCTTTTGTTCAAAAATCAACAGCTAAAAATTTATCAACAATTCTTGTAGAAATGTGTAGGTCTTTAAAATAAAAATTTAATTTATTAAAACGAATACAAATATGACCGATAGTTATTGCTAAAAAATCATATCCATCTTCAATTAATTCTTTTCCTGTTTTATCTCTAAACTCAGGATACCCATAAGTTTCAAACATAGCTCTACGCATAGTTTCAACACCAGGATCATATCATTCATTAATTATATATTCTTTTAAATCTCTAATTTTTTGTTCGCCTTCTTCACCCATGGCTTTTCAAACTTTAATAACATTTTCTTCAAATATAGGAGCAAATTTTCTAATTCCTTCATCTAGTGATGGATAAAAAACTTGAAATGGTTGAGCGCCTTCAACTTCAACGTGTGCTAAAAACCATGGTTCTGAAAATGATACTACACCGATTTGTTCAGAACTAATTTGATATATCTTTTCACTCATAATTTAACTCCTTTTTAATGTCTTAATTATATCACAATTAAGACATAGATTTAATAATTTAGTGTATGAGCGTTTTAAAAATTAATTGGTTTTCCAGTTTCTAAAGCTTCAGCTGCTTCTCAAACAGCTTCACTTAAAGTCGGGTGTGGATGAATTGCTTTTGCTAATTCTGAAATTGTTCCTTCTGCTTGAATTAAAGTTGTGATTTCAGAAATCATATCGGTTGCTGTATTTGAAATAATATGAGCTCCAATTATTTGTTTATATTTAGGTTCACAAATTAATTTTACAAAACCTGTAGTATTTCCATCAGCTAATGCTTTTCCGATTGCAGCAAACGGAAATTTAAAAGCTTTATATTCAACACCTTCTTTTTTAAGTTGATCTTCTGTTTTTCCAATCATTGCAACTTCTGGGTGTGTATAAATACAACTAGGCACACGATTATAATCCATTATTAAATCTTCAGCTTCGTTGTTATTTAATCTTCTTGCAATTCGATTAGCAGCAATAAGTCCTTGATAAGAAGCAACATGTGCTAACATCATTTTTCCTGTAACATCACCAATTGCATAAACTCCATCAATATTTGTTTCACAATATTCATTTGTAATAATATGATTTCTTTCATTTTTTTCTAAACCAATATTATCAAAACCAGTTGTAACTGTTTTTCTTCCAACAGA
It includes:
- a CDS encoding ABC transporter ATP-binding protein produces the protein MDKNLAIEMKNISMIFNKTIIANNNINLKVKKGEIHAIIGENGAGKSTLMSILFGLYRPTSGEIFVNGKTQIITNPVKANNLGIGMVHQHFKLIDIYPFWKNISLGNEQTYFNLFINKQKTIKKITKIMNRYNLIIDLNKKPSNSSVASQQKSEILKALYRESDILIFDEPTAVLAPQEIDGFLEVLKNLKQNGKTIIFITHKMAEIKKVADSATVLRNGEVVGEFDVKSTSIDQFAKAMVGREVNYVQNQYKKISKDIVLKIENLTVMNQNNHKVEALKNFSLEISRGEIVAISGIEGNGQVELVNSITGLTKIKKGNIYVNQELINKSSVSKRYHKHKISHIPEDRHKYGLVLNNNLIDNMVLQDISTKKFSKYGFINFNAVQEYGQSIMEKYDVRNSQSGFAIARQLSGGNQQKAIIGRELERESDLIIIFQPTRGLDIGSIEFIHSEILKAKEKQKAILLVSYELSEILALADRVVVLNSGNTIGQLIGEEISIDKIGVMMMGEVNEKV
- a CDS encoding ABC transporter permease, which gives rise to MSTNLILETISIYFVIFSLASLAGLISERSGIINVGIDGMMVIGALSYAIVGSKLYKINSTTALQIIPIIFAMIVASIFALFHAFASIKLKADQIVSGTAINLFAQGIALFLTTTRGWTESNGTLITSNYSIISFFNSQNIFTFYLLITILITLISGLYFSFTRTGSRHIASGENPNAVSAAGINVIKYRCVAVLVSGMVAGLAGACFVIIKNNGNFFGTVNGFGFIALAIMIVGQWKIRFTVTASFIFALFFTIGERIFYISNNQWIKNNSSLFNILPFFLSLITMMSISKFSKPPKSIGEVYDQAKR
- a CDS encoding ABC transporter permease produces the protein MKKFNTKLWVGKQKIINSLSSQKTKNKLSVAKASIYSILFGLIIGIIIIFANGANGFAFIFSSINYSLKNTSQTFLPTTINYFSTYALMGIGLALGFKIGLFNMGGTGQAVIGMILSVLAIGNKATSSGISFKDVDNIFVINVFLIFIFSGIAVSLISGILKVTFNIHEVVTTVMLNWIVWIFANWIFDRVDWQWSVNHSTEKLNTNWVSIGGNTWLLGFILTLVSVALVYILINLTTYGYKFRVAGSQPTAAKYAGINIKFYIILTTALQGLFISMGGFIYYMTIQLSITTGKISELPTIGFDAIPIALVAFSNVFGILPVAFLWAMLKNGSGIAKSIEFSLLSKDVSMLVFGAITYGAGVSALFFKLKIYEYIYRNYFIFYNYNLKQKWSNCISKIWSLRKEKINIKKNKALLEIKNKIKNLKNQKDIKKDYHLTKQEIKNNLSYHIREEKNNFKIIFDDEINNFKKYSIQGFKNKNKKVLNNKRLELFNNYVSSINKLNIKVNDIKKYSELDNWKKEIKNLKVDFEKNNFELYKKYLEEKIIFKINYKNNLTNLKQEINILKKEFKNLKKNTSDKKDKVEYRVEFFNKRKEVAKKYVN